A part of Deinococcus detaillensis genomic DNA contains:
- a CDS encoding glucose 1-dehydrogenase: MDITLNNQRALVTGANSGIGEAVVRGLAASGARVVVNYVSHPEAADKIVQDIQAAGGEAFSVLADVSDPAQAAAMFAQIDSHYGGLDILVNNAGIDGAHALSWDADPAAWLRVLQINLFGSFLCAQQALKRMVPQKSGVILNITSVHDQIAWSGYSAYTASKGGESMMMKTLAQEAAPFGVRVLAVAPGAVRTPINQSVWGSPTTLADLLTKIPLGRMGETTDIANMVVFLCSAQASYVTGTTIYVDGAMTDFPAFSHGG, translated from the coding sequence ATGGACATCACTTTGAACAATCAGCGTGCCCTTGTCACAGGAGCCAACTCAGGCATTGGAGAAGCGGTGGTGCGCGGGCTGGCCGCGTCGGGAGCGCGGGTGGTCGTCAATTATGTTTCTCACCCCGAAGCCGCCGACAAAATCGTGCAAGACATTCAGGCGGCCGGCGGCGAGGCGTTTAGCGTGCTGGCCGATGTCAGCGATCCGGCGCAGGCGGCCGCCATGTTTGCCCAAATAGACAGCCACTACGGCGGCCTGGACATTTTGGTCAACAATGCCGGCATCGACGGAGCGCACGCCCTGAGTTGGGACGCCGATCCCGCCGCTTGGCTCAGGGTGCTTCAGATCAACTTGTTCGGCTCGTTTTTGTGCGCCCAGCAAGCCCTCAAACGGATGGTGCCGCAAAAGAGCGGCGTGATTCTCAATATCACCAGCGTGCATGACCAGATTGCTTGGAGCGGATACAGCGCTTACACCGCCAGCAAAGGCGGCGAAAGCATGATGATGAAGACCTTGGCCCAAGAAGCCGCTCCGTTTGGTGTGCGGGTGCTGGCGGTGGCCCCCGGCGCGGTTCGCACGCCGATCAATCAAAGTGTTTGGGGGAGTCCCACCACGCTGGCCGACCTCCTGACCAAAATTCCACTGGGGCGCATGGGCGAAACCACTGACATTGCCAACATGGTGGTGTTTTTGTGTTCGGCGCAGGCCAGTTACGTCACCGGAACGACCATTTATGTAGACGGCGCGATGACCGATTTTCCGGCGTTCTCACACGGAGGATAG
- a CDS encoding 1-acyl-sn-glycerol-3-phosphate acyltransferase, giving the protein MTPRWQNRPPTLRSRLAAALLRLSGWTALLPAEPSVKLVGVAYPHTSNWDLLPALLWARATGTPLKFVAKHSLFRPPLGLLIRAWGGVSVDRRKAGGNFVEAVAQMIAAQPEIVLGLAPEGTREKADAWKSGFYHMSQAAGVPIALIVFDWRRKRVGVLGYLTPSNDMEADYQQIRAVYQGVEGKHPQKATPIRSKAVMD; this is encoded by the coding sequence ATGACCCCGCGTTGGCAAAACCGACCGCCCACCCTCCGCTCGCGGTTGGCGGCGGCCTTGCTGCGCCTCAGCGGTTGGACGGCCCTGCTGCCTGCCGAACCGTCCGTCAAATTGGTGGGCGTGGCTTATCCGCACACCAGCAACTGGGATTTGCTGCCGGCGCTGCTGTGGGCTCGGGCAACCGGTACGCCGCTCAAGTTTGTCGCCAAGCACAGTTTGTTCAGGCCTCCGCTGGGGCTGCTGATTCGGGCCTGGGGCGGGGTATCGGTTGACCGGCGAAAAGCTGGCGGCAACTTTGTAGAAGCGGTGGCGCAAATGATCGCCGCTCAACCTGAAATCGTGCTGGGCCTCGCGCCGGAAGGCACACGTGAAAAAGCGGACGCGTGGAAGAGCGGCTTTTACCACATGAGTCAGGCGGCGGGCGTGCCGATTGCGCTGATCGTCTTCGATTGGCGGCGCAAGCGGGTGGGCGTGCTGGGTTATTTGACGCCGAGCAACGATATGGAAGCCGATTATCAGCAGATTCGGGCGGTGTATCAGGGAGTTGAGGGCAAGCATCCACAAAAAGCCACGCCGATTCGGTCTAAAGCGGTGATGGACTGA
- a CDS encoding SDR family NAD(P)-dependent oxidoreductase has translation MEPSRLRGQIIAVTSGDQGYGRSISAALARAGASVVLIGINPETLSAHASSIEQLGGTAIPLKADVSVPLDWASAQARMLEIFGALHGIVHLADKRSHSNFTLLSEGEWMELFNCNIKSSVSMTQNIQRRLPGTWLTIVGPHLDEIGLQAFPQRGALRGLVERAASDELRLNMVLPGRASSEEKYDAPLCEVVLTLALPEMQHLRGNVLEVPLPAVPKYRDQEREVLVRNS, from the coding sequence ATGGAGCCTTCCCGTTTACGAGGCCAGATCATCGCCGTGACCAGCGGCGACCAGGGCTATGGCCGCAGCATCAGCGCCGCCCTGGCCCGCGCCGGAGCCAGCGTGGTGCTGATCGGGATCAATCCGGAGACGCTCTCCGCCCATGCCAGTAGCATCGAGCAGCTCGGCGGCACGGCCATTCCGCTCAAAGCCGATGTGAGTGTGCCACTCGATTGGGCCAGCGCCCAAGCCCGCATGCTCGAAATCTTCGGAGCGCTGCACGGCATTGTCCATCTGGCCGACAAACGCTCACATTCTAATTTCACCTTGCTCAGCGAAGGCGAGTGGATGGAGCTGTTCAACTGCAACATCAAGAGCAGTGTTTCGATGACCCAAAATATTCAGCGGCGCTTGCCCGGCACCTGGCTCACCATCGTCGGGCCGCATTTAGATGAAATTGGCTTACAGGCCTTTCCCCAGCGCGGCGCACTGCGCGGCTTGGTGGAGCGGGCAGCCAGCGATGAGCTGCGGCTGAATATGGTGCTGCCGGGGCGGGCCAGCAGTGAGGAAAAATACGACGCGCCGCTGTGCGAGGTGGTGCTGACCTTGGCGCTGCCGGAGATGCAGCACCTGCGCGGCAACGTCTTGGAAGTGCCGCTGCCCGCCGTGCCCAAGTACCGCGATCAGGAGCGCGAGGTTCTGGTGAGAAATTCTTGA
- a CDS encoding aminotransferase class I/II-fold pyridoxal phosphate-dependent enzyme encodes MTPPNYDAALDLPPELAADLSYDTLAVHTGIGRGTGVGVGIPIQQMAAFQFDSLEAAAGEFQTNTGSSYSRIQNPTVKALERRITALEAGQETVCLSSGQAASFTAFLSACRAGDHIVATSSLFGGSVAMLSNVLPLMGITASLVPNTPDAVKAAMQTNTKLIWAETIGNPAADVADLSALAKIAHAQGALLGVDNTWGGVGLLCCPLDFGADMVTHSLTKWAGGHGSVLGGSVTVGERHSLTRNAIYTDGEPSLLEARGAGALAWRQRWFGASQLGMILPPQSAYAIAQGLETLSLRLTRECETALALAEFLEGHVGVGRVNYPGLEGSEFHALGQQYLSGGFGAVMSFEVARPEEFLSRLKVIRMAPNLGDTRTLVVHPWTTTHGKMPEAARRAAGVTPQSIRMSVGVESLADLQADLERALS; translated from the coding sequence ATGACTCCGCCTAATTATGACGCCGCCCTTGATTTGCCGCCCGAACTCGCCGCCGACCTTTCGTATGACACTTTAGCCGTCCACACCGGCATCGGGCGCGGAACAGGCGTGGGCGTGGGCATTCCGATTCAGCAGATGGCCGCTTTTCAGTTTGACAGCTTAGAGGCCGCCGCCGGAGAGTTTCAGACCAACACGGGCAGCAGTTACTCGCGTATCCAAAACCCCACTGTCAAAGCGCTGGAGCGCCGCATCACCGCGCTGGAAGCGGGCCAAGAGACGGTCTGCCTCAGCAGCGGGCAGGCCGCCAGCTTCACGGCGTTCTTGAGTGCTTGCCGCGCCGGAGACCACATCGTGGCGACCAGCAGTTTATTTGGCGGCTCGGTGGCGATGCTCAGCAATGTTTTGCCGCTGATGGGCATTACGGCCAGCTTGGTGCCGAATACCCCCGACGCCGTGAAAGCCGCCATGCAGACGAACACCAAACTCATCTGGGCCGAAACCATCGGCAACCCCGCCGCCGACGTGGCCGATCTGAGCGCCCTGGCCAAGATCGCCCACGCGCAGGGAGCCTTGCTGGGCGTGGACAACACCTGGGGCGGGGTGGGCCTACTGTGCTGCCCGCTGGACTTTGGGGCCGACATGGTGACCCACAGCTTGACCAAATGGGCCGGAGGACACGGCTCGGTGCTGGGCGGCAGCGTCACGGTGGGTGAGCGGCACAGCCTGACCCGCAATGCCATCTATACCGACGGCGAACCCAGTTTGCTGGAAGCGCGGGGCGCGGGCGCATTGGCTTGGCGGCAGCGCTGGTTCGGCGCTTCGCAACTCGGCATGATTTTGCCGCCGCAAAGTGCCTACGCCATCGCTCAGGGCTTGGAAACCTTGTCGCTGCGCCTCACGCGGGAATGCGAAACGGCTTTGGCGCTGGCTGAGTTTTTGGAAGGGCACGTGGGCGTGGGGCGGGTCAATTATCCGGGCCTTGAGGGCAGCGAGTTTCACGCCCTCGGCCAGCAGTACCTCAGCGGCGGCTTCGGGGCCGTCATGTCATTTGAAGTGGCGCGTCCCGAAGAATTTTTGTCGCGACTCAAGGTCATCCGGATGGCCCCCAACTTGGGCGATACCCGCACGCTGGTGGTGCATCCCTGGACGACCACCCACGGCAAAATGCCCGAAGCCGCCCGCCGCGCCGCCGGCGTGACGCCGCAGAGCATCCGCATGAGCGTCGGCGTGGAGTCTCTGGCCGACTTGCAAGCGGATTTGGAGCGGGCGCTCAGCTAA
- a CDS encoding NUDIX domain-containing protein, whose amino-acid sequence MSYLSELRAALGTRPLFSVGASATVQDETRRVLLQRRGDDGLWGLPGGGLELGETFEGAARRELNEETGLDTLLTFWQAVSGPHLYHRYPNGDQVYFVGGLCRGHLPAAALAQAAPDDSGETLELAWFDLAELPVISANVNKQTLSLLRSEVGLPPLPLDWVPPKPTGEHLRELRAVVGPRPLFAPGANVLLRDERGRVLLLRSADTRRWTLPGGSMELGETFEQAARRELREETGLEVGELRPLKLYIGPEYRFTYPHGDVVDNVSQLFEGQFMGGALTLPADEITEAAWFALGQLPSAEELSGPLIKAHLREWV is encoded by the coding sequence GTGTCTTATCTCTCCGAACTCCGCGCCGCCCTCGGTACTCGGCCCCTGTTCAGCGTCGGTGCCAGCGCCACCGTGCAAGATGAAACGCGGCGGGTACTGCTTCAGCGGCGCGGCGACGACGGCTTGTGGGGCTTACCGGGCGGCGGCTTGGAGTTGGGCGAAACCTTTGAAGGGGCCGCCCGCCGCGAGCTAAACGAGGAAACCGGACTCGATACGCTGCTCACTTTCTGGCAAGCCGTCAGCGGCCCGCACCTGTATCACCGCTACCCCAACGGCGATCAAGTGTACTTCGTGGGTGGGCTGTGCCGGGGCCACTTGCCCGCCGCCGCGCTTGCCCAGGCCGCTCCCGACGACTCCGGCGAAACGCTGGAGCTGGCTTGGTTTGACCTCGCCGAATTGCCGGTTATCAGCGCCAATGTCAACAAGCAAACGCTCAGCTTGCTGCGTTCGGAAGTGGGACTGCCGCCGCTGCCGCTGGATTGGGTGCCGCCCAAGCCCACCGGCGAACATCTGCGCGAGCTGCGGGCCGTGGTGGGGCCGCGCCCGCTGTTTGCTCCCGGCGCAAATGTGCTGCTACGGGATGAGCGGGGGAGGGTGCTGCTGCTCAGAAGTGCTGATACGCGGCGCTGGACTTTGCCGGGCGGCAGTATGGAACTTGGCGAAACCTTCGAGCAGGCTGCCCGACGCGAACTGAGGGAAGAAACCGGACTGGAGGTGGGCGAACTCAGGCCGCTCAAACTCTACATCGGGCCGGAGTACCGCTTTACTTATCCTCACGGCGACGTGGTGGACAACGTATCCCAGCTTTTTGAGGGACAGTTTATGGGCGGCGCTCTGACGTTACCTGCTGACGAGATCACCGAGGCGGCTTGGTTCGCGCTAGGTCAGTTGCCGAGCGCTGAGGAGTTGAGCGGGCCGCTGATCAAGGCTCATCTAAGAGAGTGGGTTTGA
- a CDS encoding DUF3248 domain-containing protein has translation MTDSPLPELTAQLEALGGQLVWRIGKDDASDEVVVRLGYASATPRFAHLPRLRSASDDDLSAALSQGAVVIEWVD, from the coding sequence ATGACCGACTCCCCTCTTCCTGAGTTGACAGCGCAGCTCGAAGCGCTCGGCGGGCAATTGGTGTGGCGTATCGGCAAAGATGACGCCAGCGACGAAGTGGTGGTGCGGCTCGGCTACGCTTCGGCCACGCCGCGCTTTGCCCACCTGCCGCGCCTGCGCAGCGCCAGCGACGACGACCTGAGCGCCGCGCTGTCGCAGGGCGCGGTGGTGATCGAATGGGTAGACTAA
- a CDS encoding DUF3809 domain-containing protein, producing MIVEASERFELPAPADDATALAFLRDPARSLAKVRFLRELAVSGHEVRGVLAVQLPMLGEVTLPFFSVLDVTPLGARLIPQALENERAWIEVGGEGQLKEAALAYVFVFRAHLQMPTAEKWGGEAFEKMVRAAASRTIARVAQELPRAVGEALEGGF from the coding sequence TTGATCGTTGAAGCGAGCGAACGCTTTGAATTGCCCGCGCCCGCCGACGACGCCACTGCGTTGGCGTTTTTGCGCGACCCGGCCCGCTCACTCGCCAAGGTGCGCTTTTTGCGCGAGTTGGCGGTCAGCGGCCACGAGGTGCGCGGCGTGCTGGCAGTGCAGCTTCCGATGCTCGGCGAAGTGACCTTGCCCTTTTTCAGTGTGCTGGACGTTACGCCGCTGGGCGCACGCCTGATTCCCCAAGCCTTAGAAAATGAGCGGGCTTGGATTGAAGTCGGAGGCGAAGGACAACTGAAGGAAGCGGCCTTGGCCTACGTCTTCGTGTTCCGCGCTCACTTGCAGATGCCCACCGCCGAAAAGTGGGGCGGCGAGGCTTTTGAGAAGATGGTCAGGGCCGCCGCTTCACGCACCATCGCGCGGGTGGCCCAGGAATTGCCGAGAGCGGTGGGGGAAGCGCTGGAGGGCGGGTTTTAG
- the nrdR gene encoding transcriptional regulator NrdR, translated as MKCPYCSAADSKVVNSRSSDDGTAIRRRRECLSCARRFTTYERAQLEPLMVIKRGGLRQAFNPDKLLRGLALASEKRPIPQETLRAFAYGFEDEVGAPEVESGEIGKRAMGFLRPLDDVAYIRFASVYREFDSLERFIEEIQGLKEKE; from the coding sequence TTGAAGTGCCCCTACTGCTCCGCCGCCGACAGCAAAGTGGTCAATTCGCGCTCCAGCGACGACGGCACAGCCATTCGCCGCCGCCGCGAGTGCCTCAGCTGCGCCCGGCGCTTTACCACCTATGAGCGTGCCCAGCTCGAGCCGCTGATGGTCATCAAGCGCGGCGGCCTGCGCCAAGCGTTCAATCCTGACAAACTGCTGCGCGGCCTGGCGCTGGCCAGCGAAAAGCGCCCGATTCCCCAAGAAACTTTGCGGGCCTTTGCCTACGGCTTTGAAGACGAAGTGGGAGCGCCAGAAGTCGAGAGCGGCGAGATCGGCAAGCGGGCCATGGGCTTTTTGCGCCCGCTCGACGACGTGGCCTATATCCGGTTTGCCAGCGTTTACCGCGAATTCGACAGCTTGGAGCGCTTTATTGAAGAGATTCAGGGGCTGAAAGAGAAAGAGTGA
- a CDS encoding NUDIX hydrolase: MPEQNPKGKGPTARIPSPPQTAPTQAASAPAAQPSASKDPNQGQPSRNSRRSRSRSRNNNRSGRNDAPSPGRSKAEVLPPVTAPPSKGRNKRPLAEPRIGVGCVVMRGDEVLIVRERGRWSLPKGGLEVGELIQDGARRETYEETGLIVELRELAFMVEFQAETWGHHLQFFYACREVGGTLGPRDPDRDVQEAKFVPVRHLREYLRFRPRLVALESWLRDKRPKHFVFDLDKEPAMLKKRTRVETGVGRAGRRSSNSKLTPQDPDLERLTFEAGEDELP; this comes from the coding sequence ATGCCCGAACAAAACCCTAAGGGCAAAGGCCCCACCGCCCGCATACCGTCTCCTCCCCAGACGGCTCCAACCCAAGCGGCTTCAGCTCCAGCAGCTCAGCCCAGCGCTTCCAAAGACCCCAATCAGGGGCAGCCCAGCCGCAACAGCCGCAGAAGCCGCAGCCGGAGCCGCAACAACAACCGCAGCGGCAGAAACGACGCTCCCAGCCCGGGCCGCAGCAAAGCCGAAGTGCTGCCGCCCGTGACCGCCCCGCCTTCCAAAGGCCGCAACAAACGCCCGCTGGCCGAGCCGCGCATCGGGGTGGGCTGCGTCGTCATGCGCGGCGACGAAGTGCTGATCGTGCGCGAGCGGGGCCGCTGGAGCCTGCCCAAAGGCGGCCTCGAAGTCGGCGAACTGATCCAAGACGGCGCACGCCGCGAAACCTATGAAGAAACCGGACTGATCGTGGAGCTGCGCGAGCTGGCCTTTATGGTGGAATTTCAAGCCGAGACGTGGGGCCACCATCTGCAATTTTTCTACGCTTGCCGCGAAGTCGGCGGCACGCTGGGACCGCGCGACCCTGACCGCGACGTGCAGGAAGCCAAATTCGTGCCGGTGCGCCACCTACGCGAGTACCTGCGCTTCCGGCCCCGTTTGGTGGCCTTGGAGAGCTGGCTGCGCGACAAACGGCCCAAGCATTTTGTCTTCGACCTCGACAAAGAGCCGGCCATGCTCAAAAAGCGCACGCGGGTAGAAACTGGGGTTGGCAGAGCTGGCCGCCGCAGCTCCAATTCCAAACTGACGCCGCAAGACCCCGATCTGGAGCGCCTGACTTTTGAAGCGGGCGAGGATGAGTTGCCGTAA
- a CDS encoding DUF2271 domain-containing protein codes for MTDFKASNPQTRRHFLERALKLSVAAAATLTLSRLGVTSASAAAAPAALPSTMELAVNLTLAAPSGFRYNRPYVAVYIEDAQGNPVRTLSLWAETNRHARYLSDLRRWFSQSSDLVATVSSPTRNPGSYSLVWDGRTDAKKPAAQGDYFVCVENAREHGPYGLVREKITLGTTPLKKTLDSGSDADLSSVTVDYRKKA; via the coding sequence ATGACCGATTTCAAAGCGTCCAATCCCCAAACCCGCCGCCACTTTCTGGAACGCGCCCTCAAGCTGAGCGTCGCCGCCGCTGCCACACTGACCTTATCTCGCCTCGGCGTGACTTCGGCTTCCGCTGCTGCCGCACCCGCCGCGCTGCCCAGCACCATGGAATTGGCCGTCAACTTGACTTTGGCCGCCCCCAGCGGTTTCCGGTACAACCGCCCCTACGTGGCCGTCTACATCGAAGACGCGCAGGGCAATCCGGTGCGGACACTCAGCTTATGGGCCGAAACCAACCGCCACGCCCGCTACCTTTCCGACTTGAGGCGCTGGTTTTCCCAGAGCAGCGATCTGGTCGCCACCGTCTCCAGCCCGACCCGCAACCCCGGCAGCTACAGCTTGGTGTGGGACGGCAGAACCGATGCCAAAAAGCCAGCAGCGCAGGGCGATTACTTCGTGTGCGTCGAAAATGCCCGCGAGCACGGCCCTTACGGCTTGGTGCGCGAGAAGATCACGCTGGGGACGACTCCGCTCAAAAAGACGCTGGACAGCGGCAGCGACGCCGATTTGAGCAGCGTCACTGTGGATTACCGCAAGAAGGCGTAA
- a CDS encoding FAD:protein FMN transferase, producing the protein MPWPTLPHSFKPRAKRRLRHYEGVLGTALELQLVAGSEAQLDAAETQLLAELERLEQVFSRFLPGSELNRLHHRRGQPVRVSPEFAALLTQAQQIMALTGGAFHPAADTLARLWAVGEPDIQTLSDVLEQMRQPLWTLEHQHVTLHTELTLNFNAHAKGFITDAAAQAAFQVAGVREVVLNIGGDVRHLGAQSVPVGIEAPGRLADNREPLAFVRLSNQAVATSGLSHRGAHILDPRSGQPLTSHSSVSVLAKTCAEADALATAFLVLGTEESLRLADSLPNVGVLILQEIQGGSAEQCSNAFWRRHQTPSSTPTF; encoded by the coding sequence ATGCCCTGGCCTACTCTCCCCCACTCCTTCAAACCTCGCGCCAAACGACGTTTGCGTCACTATGAGGGCGTTCTCGGCACGGCGCTGGAACTGCAACTGGTGGCAGGCAGTGAAGCCCAGCTTGACGCAGCAGAAACCCAACTTCTGGCCGAACTCGAAAGATTAGAGCAGGTCTTCAGCCGCTTCTTACCGGGCAGTGAACTCAACCGGCTGCACCACCGGCGCGGGCAGCCCGTCCGTGTATCGCCGGAGTTCGCGGCGTTGCTCACCCAAGCCCAGCAAATCATGGCACTGACGGGCGGCGCGTTTCATCCGGCGGCGGATACCCTGGCGCGGCTGTGGGCAGTGGGCGAGCCGGACATTCAAACTTTAAGTGACGTGCTGGAGCAGATGCGCCAACCGCTCTGGACGCTTGAGCACCAGCACGTCACGCTTCACACTGAGCTGACGCTGAATTTCAATGCGCACGCCAAAGGCTTCATCACCGACGCGGCGGCTCAGGCGGCTTTTCAGGTGGCGGGCGTTCGGGAAGTCGTGCTCAATATCGGCGGCGACGTGCGGCATCTCGGCGCTCAGAGCGTGCCGGTGGGCATCGAAGCGCCCGGCCGCTTGGCCGACAACCGGGAGCCGCTGGCGTTTGTGCGCCTGAGCAACCAAGCGGTAGCCACCAGTGGCCTGAGTCACCGGGGAGCGCATATCCTCGATCCGCGCAGTGGGCAGCCGCTCACGTCCCACAGCAGCGTCTCGGTGCTGGCGAAGACCTGCGCCGAGGCCGACGCACTGGCCACCGCCTTTTTAGTGCTAGGCACAGAAGAAAGTCTGCGGCTCGCGGACTCGCTGCCGAATGTGGGCGTGCTGATTTTGCAGGAAATTCAGGGCGGCAGTGCTGAGCAGTGCAGCAATGCCTTTTGGCGACGACATCAAACCCCTAGCTCAACGCCGACTTTCTAA